The following proteins are encoded in a genomic region of Primulina huaijiensis isolate GDHJ02 chromosome 3, ASM1229523v2, whole genome shotgun sequence:
- the LOC140973491 gene encoding uncharacterized protein isoform X1, protein MDNSGGSGLSTISRTARKQRSNLNRRPESESRQECHSVSLSSTPSDQTRGTLIEVNTKDLNSDQYNSRLSYANLANAEIVLKSGDEDGEVNESGQPGSAYDGTGNQRKFKLVRLKVGGVTHTIHARESLDGSCISGTSNMKSSHSEAVYSSRKLNPRENSDICFMGEKVGLCGVPWKDFSKIAFSFEKMDSSGLDMTGESVKQGSKHERSCERKFVNKKYVSDELYNDEDEDEDDEILYLQKLKNSKISVCSNTDYEDKTIGKQMRKVSRVMGWHTYGYETVIGQYDSSNLRKESMNSQLPRSFEVPDYLEDKDSVFDCEIEQLKNKNKRQEPIEVSKYSDMESSITTRKRAVLTGRDVSPGLGAGPTHFPTLSPATSRKQKEQLSEAEQQMKRAEAAKRRRMQNEKAARESEAVAIRKILGQDSSRKKREVKIKKQQENRAQERTSNSAKIASNVIRWIMGPSGTIVTFPVEIGLPSIFEPKPCRYQISYPPP, encoded by the exons ATGGATAATTCGGGAGGTTCGGGGCTAAGTACTATCTCCAGAACTGCTAGAAAACAGAGGAGCAATTTGAATCGTCGTCCTGAATCAGAGTCCCGTCAAGAGTGCCATTCTGTTTCTCTTTCATCAACACCATCTGACCAAACCCGGGGCACCCTGATTGAAGTCAATACCAAGGACTTGAATTCAGATCAGTATAATTCTAGATTATCATATGCTAATCTTGCTAATGCTGAAATAGTTTTAAAGAGTGGTGATGAAGATGGAGAAGTTAATGAATCTGGGCAACCAGGATCAGCATATGATGGAACTGGGAACCAGAGAAAATTCAAGTTGGTCAGACTTAAGGTTGGGGGCGTTACGCATACAATTCATGCAAGGGAGAGCTTGGATGGTTCTTGTATATCTGGAACTTCCAATATGAAGTCTTCTCATTCAGAAGCCGTTTATTCTTCTCGTAAGCTTAATCCTCGG GAAAACTCAGATATCTGCTTTATGGGAGAGAAAGTAGGCTTGTGTGGCGTGCCGTGGAaagatttttccaaaattgctTTTAGTTTTGAAAAAATGGATTCATCTGGGCTAGACATGACTGGGGAGTCTGTCAAGCAAGGTTCAAAGCATGAACGATCATGTGAAAGGAAATTTGTTAATAAGAAATATGTTTCTGATGAATTGTATaatgatgaagatgaagatgaagatgatgagaTTCTGTACCTTCAAAAACTCAAAAACTCCAAAATTTCAGTTTGCTCTAATACAGACTACGAAGATAAGACTATAGGCAAGCAAATGCGGAAGGTATCTAGAGTAATGGGTTGGCATACATACGGATATGAGACAGTTATCGGACAATACGACTCTTCAAATCTACGTAAAGAAAGTATGAATTCCCAACTTCCAAGATCATTTGAAGTGCCTGATTATTTGGAAGATAAGGATTCAGTATTTGACTGTGAGATTGAACAactaaagaacaagaataagAGACAGGAACCAATTGAAGTATCGAAATATTCCGATATGGAAAGCTCAATAACTACACGTAAGAGGGCTGTTCTGACTGGTAGAGACGTTTCACCTGGTTTAGGTGCAGGTCCAACTCATTTTCCAACCTTGTCACCTGCCACATCAAGAA AGCAAAAAGAGCAACTCTCTGAAGCGGAGCAGCAAATGAAAAGAGCTGAGGCTGCTAAAAGGCGTAGGATGCAAAATGAAAAGGCCGCTCGTGAATCTGAG GCAGTGGCAATTAGGAAAATCTTGGGTCAAGATTCCAGCAGGAAAAAACGAGAGGTGAAAATCAAGAAACAACAGGAGAACCGAGCACAG GAGAGGACCTCGAACTCTGCTAAAATTGCATCCAATGTCATTAGATGGATTATGGGACCTTCAGGGACCATCGTCACTTTCCCTGTCGAGATTGGCCTCCCAAGTATTTTCGAACCTAAGCCTTGCAGGTATCAAATCAG CTATCCACCACCATGA
- the LOC140973491 gene encoding uncharacterized protein isoform X2 produces the protein MDNSGGSGLSTISRTARKQRSNLNRRPESESRQECHSVSLSSTPSDQTRGTLIEVNTKDLNSDQYNSRLSYANLANAEIVLKSGDEDGEVNESGQPGSAYDGTGNQRKFKLVRLKVGGVTHTIHARESLDGSCISGTSNMKSSHSEAVYSSRKLNPRENSDICFMGEKVGLCGVPWKDFSKIAFSFEKMDSSGLDMTGESVKQGSKHERSCERKFVNKKYVSDELYNDEDEDEDDEILYLQKLKNSKISVCSNTDYEDKTIGKQMRKVSRVMGWHTYGYETVIGQYDSSNLRKESMNSQLPRSFEVPDYLEDKDSVFDCEIEQLKNKNKRQEPIEVSKYSDMESSITTRKRAVLTGRDVSPGLGAGPTHFPTLSPATSRKQKEQLSEAEQQMKRAEAAKRRRMQNEKAARESEAVAIRKILGQDSSRKKREVKIKKQQENRAQERTSNSAKIASNVIRWIMGPSGTIVTFPVEIGLPSIFEPKPCSYPPP, from the exons ATGGATAATTCGGGAGGTTCGGGGCTAAGTACTATCTCCAGAACTGCTAGAAAACAGAGGAGCAATTTGAATCGTCGTCCTGAATCAGAGTCCCGTCAAGAGTGCCATTCTGTTTCTCTTTCATCAACACCATCTGACCAAACCCGGGGCACCCTGATTGAAGTCAATACCAAGGACTTGAATTCAGATCAGTATAATTCTAGATTATCATATGCTAATCTTGCTAATGCTGAAATAGTTTTAAAGAGTGGTGATGAAGATGGAGAAGTTAATGAATCTGGGCAACCAGGATCAGCATATGATGGAACTGGGAACCAGAGAAAATTCAAGTTGGTCAGACTTAAGGTTGGGGGCGTTACGCATACAATTCATGCAAGGGAGAGCTTGGATGGTTCTTGTATATCTGGAACTTCCAATATGAAGTCTTCTCATTCAGAAGCCGTTTATTCTTCTCGTAAGCTTAATCCTCGG GAAAACTCAGATATCTGCTTTATGGGAGAGAAAGTAGGCTTGTGTGGCGTGCCGTGGAaagatttttccaaaattgctTTTAGTTTTGAAAAAATGGATTCATCTGGGCTAGACATGACTGGGGAGTCTGTCAAGCAAGGTTCAAAGCATGAACGATCATGTGAAAGGAAATTTGTTAATAAGAAATATGTTTCTGATGAATTGTATaatgatgaagatgaagatgaagatgatgagaTTCTGTACCTTCAAAAACTCAAAAACTCCAAAATTTCAGTTTGCTCTAATACAGACTACGAAGATAAGACTATAGGCAAGCAAATGCGGAAGGTATCTAGAGTAATGGGTTGGCATACATACGGATATGAGACAGTTATCGGACAATACGACTCTTCAAATCTACGTAAAGAAAGTATGAATTCCCAACTTCCAAGATCATTTGAAGTGCCTGATTATTTGGAAGATAAGGATTCAGTATTTGACTGTGAGATTGAACAactaaagaacaagaataagAGACAGGAACCAATTGAAGTATCGAAATATTCCGATATGGAAAGCTCAATAACTACACGTAAGAGGGCTGTTCTGACTGGTAGAGACGTTTCACCTGGTTTAGGTGCAGGTCCAACTCATTTTCCAACCTTGTCACCTGCCACATCAAGAA AGCAAAAAGAGCAACTCTCTGAAGCGGAGCAGCAAATGAAAAGAGCTGAGGCTGCTAAAAGGCGTAGGATGCAAAATGAAAAGGCCGCTCGTGAATCTGAG GCAGTGGCAATTAGGAAAATCTTGGGTCAAGATTCCAGCAGGAAAAAACGAGAGGTGAAAATCAAGAAACAACAGGAGAACCGAGCACAG GAGAGGACCTCGAACTCTGCTAAAATTGCATCCAATGTCATTAGATGGATTATGGGACCTTCAGGGACCATCGTCACTTTCCCTGTCGAGATTGGCCTCCCAAGTATTTTCGAACCTAAGCCTTGCAG CTATCCACCACCATGA